Proteins from a genomic interval of Thunnus maccoyii chromosome 1, fThuMac1.1, whole genome shotgun sequence:
- the LOC121896596 gene encoding uncharacterized protein LOC121896596 isoform X1, giving the protein MFYEELQTTSTPPTVKMDQRGDGSHNRGNRLQFLPQFIPSGDFSPANHVRGGILAWLEFLEDLGILDGGFGAGLNVLQHQHAADNHDNIGNNNVEDNVGNGDNNVAVEDAGMEDNQDMPEEDPLPGGSRRRSREEDEDIEERSSKRFRWWDEFADSDSDGDDDVDCTGMNLVQDPGADMEVNQHVSEEDSLPNGSKKRSREDDEEEDERGSRKSRRLDEFADSSYDCWSRHDYSDSSGSGDLSEDAEEEEDPLPGGSRKRSRKEDADEDGRAGKLLRR; this is encoded by the exons atgttttatgaagagctgcagacaaccagcacacctccaacag TCAAAATGGACCAAAGAGGAGATGGATCCCACAACCGTGGTAATC GCCTACAGTTTCTCCCCCAATTTATCCCAAGCGGAGATTTTTCACCAGCCAATCACGTTCGGGGTGGAATCTTAGCTTGGCTGGAATTTCTGGAGGATCTTGGAATCCTGGATGGAGGCTTTGGTGCGGGGCTGAACGTGTTGCAGCACCAACATGCGGCTGACAACCATGACAACATCGGCAACAACAATGTTGAGGACAATGTTGGCAACGGTGACAACAATGTTGCAGTTGAAGACGCTGGCATGGAAGACAACCAGGACATGCCAGAGGAAGACCCCCTGCCTGGAGGATCCAGGAGGAGGTCAAGAGAGGAGGACGAAGACATCgaagagagaagcagcaaaCGATTCCGTTGGTGGGACGAGTTTGCTGACAGCGACTCCGATGGCGATGATGATGTGGACTGCACTGGAATGAATCTAGTCCAAGATCCTGGTGCTGACATGGAAGTCAACCAGCATGTCAGCGAGGAAGACTCACTGCCTAATGGATCAAAGAAGAGGTCCAGagaggatgatgaggaagaggatgagcGAGGCAGCCGAAAATCCAGACGGTTGGATGAGTTTGCTGACAGCAGCTATGATTGCTGGTCTCGCCATGATTACTCTGACAGTAGTGGCAGTGGTGATCTTTCTGAggatgcagaggaagaggaagaccCACTGCCTGGAGGATCAAGGAAGAGGTCCAGAAAAGAGGATGCAGATGAAGATGGGAGGGCTGGCAAACTATTGAGGCGTTAA
- the LOC121896596 gene encoding uncharacterized protein LOC121896596 isoform X2 gives MDQRGDGSHNRGNRLQFLPQFIPSGDFSPANHVRGGILAWLEFLEDLGILDGGFGAGLNVLQHQHAADNHDNIGNNNVEDNVGNGDNNVAVEDAGMEDNQDMPEEDPLPGGSRRRSREEDEDIEERSSKRFRWWDEFADSDSDGDDDVDCTGMNLVQDPGADMEVNQHVSEEDSLPNGSKKRSREDDEEEDERGSRKSRRLDEFADSSYDCWSRHDYSDSSGSGDLSEDAEEEEDPLPGGSRKRSRKEDADEDGRAGKLLRR, from the exons ATGGACCAAAGAGGAGATGGATCCCACAACCGTGGTAATC GCCTACAGTTTCTCCCCCAATTTATCCCAAGCGGAGATTTTTCACCAGCCAATCACGTTCGGGGTGGAATCTTAGCTTGGCTGGAATTTCTGGAGGATCTTGGAATCCTGGATGGAGGCTTTGGTGCGGGGCTGAACGTGTTGCAGCACCAACATGCGGCTGACAACCATGACAACATCGGCAACAACAATGTTGAGGACAATGTTGGCAACGGTGACAACAATGTTGCAGTTGAAGACGCTGGCATGGAAGACAACCAGGACATGCCAGAGGAAGACCCCCTGCCTGGAGGATCCAGGAGGAGGTCAAGAGAGGAGGACGAAGACATCgaagagagaagcagcaaaCGATTCCGTTGGTGGGACGAGTTTGCTGACAGCGACTCCGATGGCGATGATGATGTGGACTGCACTGGAATGAATCTAGTCCAAGATCCTGGTGCTGACATGGAAGTCAACCAGCATGTCAGCGAGGAAGACTCACTGCCTAATGGATCAAAGAAGAGGTCCAGagaggatgatgaggaagaggatgagcGAGGCAGCCGAAAATCCAGACGGTTGGATGAGTTTGCTGACAGCAGCTATGATTGCTGGTCTCGCCATGATTACTCTGACAGTAGTGGCAGTGGTGATCTTTCTGAggatgcagaggaagaggaagaccCACTGCCTGGAGGATCAAGGAAGAGGTCCAGAAAAGAGGATGCAGATGAAGATGGGAGGGCTGGCAAACTATTGAGGCGTTAA